In the Sorghum bicolor cultivar BTx623 chromosome 4, Sorghum_bicolor_NCBIv3, whole genome shotgun sequence genome, ATACAAGGAAGAGTAGCTTTCTTTTCTTATCTATACTCCTTTTATCCCTGAAAGAATTATTTTCTAGAGCAAAATTTTGTCTCAAAAAAATCAATCTCGGTCTACGTTTTCAAGCTTTTCAAAGTCTATATATCGTCCACAGCCCCCAAATCTTGTGCACATGGCACATGCACAAAAGAAAGAATAGAATATTTTGTTAGCCGAGAGCAGAATGGGATTCTTGCTCTCCGGGCTCCGGTTTAATACAGGCGTCACTCAGGCGGAGGAAAGCCCTTCGCTCCCAACTGCTCTCGGAGCGGAGCCGTCCTCCCTCCCACTACCATCCAGTCCAGGCCTCACTTCACCCTTAACGCCTACCAAACTTACAGCCCTCTCCATAACTGCTGCTGCTCTCCTCCCTCCGCCTCCCCTCCTGCTCCCGAGCTACCATTCTCCGTCGATCTCCTCGACTCCTCCAGGCTCTACCGCGCGCTACCACCACGTTCGCCCATGGCCTCGGGGTCGTCGAACCCGGACAGCATGGACACGGACCCTCCTGGCGGCCTCTCCATCGCCGTCGAGCGCAACCCGCCGGAGTCGCGCCTGCAGCAGCTCGGCGTCAGGTCCTGGCCCAAGTGAGCACCGCTGCCCGCGCCGATCATATCTCTGTCCGTTCATTAGTTTCTTGGTTTCTTTCTCGCCTGCCGGTCTCAGGTACGCTACGGTCTTGATCGTCATCGCCGCCGTGACGTGTGTATGTAATGGCTAgccgccgtgcccgtgccgtGTGCAGGTGGGGTTGCCCGCCGGGGAAGTTCCCGGTGAAGTTCGACGCGCGGCAGACGTGCTACCTGCTCAAGGGCAAGGTGCGGGCGCACATCAAGGGTTCGTCCGAGTGCGTGGAGTTCGGCGCCGGCGACCTCGTCGTCTTCCCCAAGGGGCTCAGCTGCACCTGGGacgtcgtcgccgccgtcgaCAAGTACTACAAGTTCGACTCGTCCTGACTCCTCAGACTTCAGATCGCTCGCGCGCGGGGGGGCCTCCGTTCGTCCGCTGATGATTTGATCCATCCCGATTATTGATTCAGCTGCTAGCTTAAGTTAATTGTGCTGATTAGCCTAATTCTCTAGCTAATTTGCTTACGTAGCCTGCTGTTTCTATCTCTAATCGCCTTCTGTGTGTCGTGTAAAAAAAATGGAGGAGGTGCAGGGCATCTACTAGCTCCCTGCGTAGGCCAGTAGTTAGTTTTATTCATCCGGGAACTGAAAAAGAAAACCCGGTCAATGCGGGGGCTGTTCAAAGTATGCTTTGTTTATTCCTCGAGTGCCATCCATTTTGAATGCTTCTTTGACCAGCGTCTTTGGACTGAGCTGTcttttttctatttcttttcttttttataataGGAGTATTTAGAAAATCTGTGACCTTGTGAAGCCCGTTGAGGTTGTCCCCTAAatttctcacaacaaattaaTAAACAGTATTTTCAGTCATAGCTTTTTAGCCAAGCAGCGATCTGCATCTAGACGCTGACGAACCTATGAGAAGAGTGATGAGGCGTAAGGGTCATGTTCAAGAGCTCTTTAAAACAactcttaatttgtttcttcGAAAAAATATAGCCTTCCATTAGCTTTGTATCTAAACTTCTTAAAAACAATTATTTGATAAAATTTCTCTTAACTCATAGATTTTGCACTTCTATTTGCTTGAATTTATGCTAGTGCTGAAAAGTATTGTTCACTGATTTGTTATGAGGAAAAACATTGTACAATGGATGATAAATATTGTACAATGGCTGATAAGTTGTGCTGATAAGTTTGGCTTTATCACAGTGTTTTTCTGCTTATCAGCCATTATACtttgtttttttctcacaacgCTAATTACTAGAGAAAGACAAAAATAGAACTTTTGTTTTGTTCATTTGACATAACCATTGTTTattagagatgctcttatttATGAGACACCTTCAATATCTTGGTTTAAATAGAGGACACAATAGAGATCACTCCGACGATGACGTTAGATTTAATAGTGTCGCAGTGAGGCAAGAAGACGATGACTTGACTAGGTGGAGGATGACATGGCAACAAATCGAGACAAGGGTCATGGTAGCCATTAGAATTAGTTAAGAAGTTATATTCAGACAAGTGTGACCATAACTCAATTGATTCGAGTAAGGAAAAGTGGTCATGCATCCCAGTCTTTAGGTTTGAGCCCTTCCACGTGTTTTTCAATGAATAACCGTCCGACTTCATCTAGGCAGGCTAGATAGTGATTTCCAATAAAAACTCTAGTGTGGTCCTCTAGTTAGGGATTAGTGGTTCAATTTGGAGTTTAGGGAGGAAGGCCTAGCTTCTCCATTAAGTAATCTTTTGTGTTCAATCTCTATGTTTAGACAGAAGCCAACTAAGTAGGGGTGGCAAACCAAGGAGCAGAGTGATGAGACGGCCATAGGATGCTACCATCTGTGGATGGCGAAGGCATTGCAATGGGGGTGTCATGACAATCGCCCTGAACAGAGCCACCTGAGCCAAGTTGTGATGGATggaggaagaaggagagggTTGCTGGGATGGGGTTGTCAAGTGGTCGTTATTCTCATGTCATAATAAGGTCACGCAGAGTAATGTTTAGAGATAGAAGAAATGCAAGAGATATCCATGCGAAAACACTCAACTTAAACATATATAACACATTTATGAGAATTTTTTTCTCGTGGTGCTTGAAATAATAGGACCATTTTGAACACAACATTATTTAACACCAATACAACTCCGAACTAAGAATtttaaaagaaataattaaatagTTTTCTTATATATTAGACCAGCATTCCAATGAGGTCAAATGTTTTCTtctaataataatatttttggaAACATGTGAGCTCATTACTTTTTTGTCTTGCATAACTATGAGTATTTTAATCCAGAAATAGATATTTTTATGTCAAACCTTGACTATAAATAAACAGACTAGTATTGCTAATTGTTATTTTAACTTACTTTCTGTGTAACATAAAAATTAATCATCTTTCAAATACGAAGCACAAGGCTTAGAAAAAGACCTGCAAATTAAATTAATTTGAAATTGTTAGCATATGGGTTGTCTGAAACACCTGAATTAGCTATACTCACCGGTCCTGTCTCCGATGACATGGTCCATTTGTAACACTGCTAGGTTTTCGAATTTCATCATTTCCTGAGTGCCTAGAGGTCATAGTTACCGTGACATAAAATGAGCATATTATTGATACTAATTTCATGTCATAAATTTTATGGAGtaacattttttttctaaaaattcaattaaagtttttaaaaaataacttaTGACAACTCTAGAGTACTAATTTTATTCGTCCCGCATGGAGCCATGTCAAATGCTTGCAAGCAATCAGGCCTATAGACGGACAGTTGGTAACAAAATTATCAACATCAAATTCATCGGTACTCCTACATAGTACTAGGATGGTTCGCGTTATccgtgatgaaacccacgaggATATGTGACCGTACGAAAGAGCATATGCCGAATTCTTGGCCGGTAGCTTGCCGTGTTTTTAGCTGGATCTGTAAACTTGTAGCTATGGTTGAGCTCGGAATTAATGGCCAGATGCGTCCGTGCCCTGCCATGGGCTCTCTGCCGTGGGTGACCAGTGACTAGCTCTGCACTTGGGGTTCCGAGTGGCAGTGGATGATGGGGCCATTCACCAGTGGCGGACCGGTGgtgctgcctggagcagcttcaCAGCCTTTGATTTGTTGTGTGGTCTGTGGTGTGGCTCTGAAGAACAAAAGGCCAGCCCAgccagccggccggccggccggtccgGTCGCCTTGCCATGCGTTGCATGGCTCAGTGGCTCATGGTCATGGCTGGAAGGTGGTGGTGGTCCTTGTGCACTCACACAGTGACACAGCTCGGCCACCGAAAGTGCTGCCGCAGCATGTGGGTGAAGGCGTAGCTTTGGGTTGACGGCTACTCCGGCTGTTTATGTCTTTTGTCGCCGTGTGTCCTTTGACCGAACGAAttgcatggccttgtttagttaaaaaaaattcggatttcgctactttAGCacattcgtttttatttgataaatattgtccaattataaactaactagtatcaaaagattcatctcgtgatttacagacaaactgtgtaattagttttgttttcgtctacatttagtgctttatgcatgtgccgcaagattcgatgtgacgaagaattttgaaaacttttggattTCGGAATGAACTAAAATGCCCACCTGCTAATTCACCAGCTGGGACAGATCGACAGGGCTATCTATAAAAGCAACTCTGCACGCGGCTGGCTTGGCTGTCAACGAATACGAAGCACCACCCACAGTGTCTGGGAGCAGATTCATCGAGAGCTAGCTTTTGCAGGAGTTTCGCCATGATGCCAGTTTTTTTAGCTTTTCTTTATATACGTTCTCGATCGCTAGTTTCAACTGTTAAGGGGGCTCTGAAACAAGCGTTCTATTCTGTGTGGAGTGGAGTTCCTTGgtgtgtactccctccatcccaaattgtaagtcattccaagaatcttagagagtcaaaacattttcacgtttgaccaaaattatagagtaaaatactaagatttgtaacgtaaagtaagtatactatgaaaatataattaagaaagaatctaataatatttagttggtatcataataataattattttatcatataaatttggtcaaaagtttgactctctaagattcttgaaatgacttacaatttgggacggagggagtacattccAAAATCCAAACGGATCCGCCTAATAAGCCAAGCTTGAGCGCAAAACAAACCAAAGTGTCCCAACTGTACAATTCCGTTAGGCCCAGACCAGTGACCGACCAAAATTCTCCTGCATTTACACCCCACTGCCCACCATCGCTCCCCGGCGCTCCTATGCAGTCGGGCAAGCAGCTGCTGCTGAGCCAGCAGAGCTCCACCTGCACTGCATCGCGGATGAGATGAGGAGGGCCAACGGCCAACCACAACCGCTTCACCCGCACTCTGCTGCAGCGATAACTGCATGTCGAGCGACTTGCTCCCGCCTTTCCGAGGGCTATTCCCTCGTTATTTTCTTGTTCATGTAAGTAGTGGTTTTctcaaataattaataaattaaCAAATAATATCTTTAGTTATGACTTTTCTGCCAGGAGAAGAGGCTTAGATAAAGAAATACTGCCATTCTTTTGCTCGCAGTGCGTACGTACATGCAAGCTTTCACCCAATTTGTAGCTAGACGATGAGTTTTCGTGCCTGACAACCGACAAGGATCTACAAGTTACTGAGAAAAAAACATATTCTTCTCCACCGATATAATGGCCGGTGTCGATGCTGGGACATCCTTCGCGCGCGTTTCTGCTTCTGCCCAAGGTCAACCGCTTCAACTGCAGTCTGCAGGAGCTTACACAGTTACACGCCATCCATTAGGCAACATGCAGACGTGCGTGTGACCCGGCCGATTTAAAAATTAAGTTCTGCTGTCAGAATTCGCTGCGAGTATCAAGAAGTCGCTGTTGCAAGAATCATTGAATCAACGTGGATTCCTGCCAACGTCCGGTGTGCTACTTTGGCTCCTCCCACTTGCAATTGCAAGAATTTGAACCGGCATCTGGTAGTTTTTGGAGTATCTTCCGATTTTCTGAAGAAATGGCGTGTGCTTTCATCCAGCCTAGATAATTTCAGGCAGAATTGATCCTTTTTTGTTCTTGGTGCCACGAAATGCTTATAGGCATCAGTCGCTGAATTTGTGGTTCGTCAACCAAGCACGCAAAGATGCAAAACAACCACGTGCGTTCTGATTTCTGAATGTAAAGAGTAGCACGTTGGTACTCCCATCTACTCGCCGTGGATTTGTGGGGGCTTTATTTAACAATTCAAAGGATATCCGGACATGATTGATGACGTGATGCTCGTAATGGCGAAGTGGCATTCGTGCAAGGAAGGAAGCAAGGGGATACCCAAAGCCGGAATCCTTGAAGTTGACAAgcttcgagttcttgtcacggAATCTGTCAGAAAAAAGAGTGTTAGAAATGACAACTTTTTCTTGGAAGGAAAAAGCTTTACTAGAGCCATTGTAGTTATGGATTCAAATttcagttaggccttgtttagttcactccaaaaaccaaaaaattttcaagatttccaatcatatcaaatcttacgacacatgcatggagcattaaatatagtcgaaaataaaaaataattgcatagtttgcctgtaaatcatgagatgaatcttttgattctaattagtccatgattgaacaatatttgtcaaataaaaacaaaaatactacattaacctaaagaaaaaaaatttaagaacTAAACGTGTGCTAATTTGCAAGATAACCAAACATCGCCTCACATTGACTTAGTTGTGGTTGACTTTTCCTCACAGGACAAGTTTTGGCCGACCTACTTAATATTAGTCACAAGATGATGAGTCCTTTTTTCTTGCCATAAATATTTTGGTTTACTAAGTTGGTTTGGTTTCTTAAGCTTGTTCATTTGAAATTATCTGTTAAATTTGTGTGAGTGGACgagtttttttttctcacaacaaattaaTGAACAATCAGTCATGGTTTACCAGCTTCAATTCAAATCGTGGGCTCGTTGCTGCCTTCTCTCTGGGCTCTTGCGGCCTTGCCAGCCCACCTCGCCCCCTCGCTCGCAAAAGGAACGGTCCGGCTCGGCCCGGCCAACCCAGCACGCACGCGTGAGATTGCCGCGTCGTGGTCCAATACGCGCTCGGACTTCTCACGTACGGGTACGGCCCGCCACGTCCTCGCTTCCGCTCCGCGTCGGAACCGAATGCGGCTGCCATGCATGCCAAGCTATAATAAAGCCAGCGTGCCGACCGCCGACGTCCCAACCATCAAACGAGCAAGAGGACGCCAGCACTGCCCCCGCACACCCCTTGCCCGGGACTTGTTCTCGCTGCAATGGTCTTCTGCGAGGCGCCCCTGGACGCCGCCGCCTTCGAGTTCGACACGAGCATTTCGGCTCCCGCCTTCGACACGACCACGAAAGGCGCTGGCCCTGGGTGCGGCGCTAACAAGAagcgcgaggaggaggaggacgaagaCGTGGTCAGGGTCGTCAGGTCGGCGGCGCCGCCGGTGACGGAGGAGGCAAGGGCAGGGGGACCCGAGACGAAGCCCGTCGTCGACGCGCCGTTCGGTGGCTTGCAGTGCCTCCACACCGTCGTGTTCCGCATCGACTGATGATTGGTTATTCAGGAACCGTGCAGGCTACGGGGTTACGGCGCGCGCTGCTGGTTGCAGTCTTTGGTGTCCTGTTTATCGCGGTGTCGTACGGCTGGACTTTTTTTTGCGAGTAAATTAGTGTAGTCTAACAACGACTGAAAACTCGAtgaataaggccctgtttagttccccaccaaaaatttttcatccatcccatcgaatctttgaacacatacatggaacattaaatgtagataaaaaaataaactaattacacagtttagttgagaatcgcgagacgaatcttttaagcctagttactctatgattagccttaagtgctacagtaacccacatatgctaatgatagattaattatgcttaatagatttatctcgtagtttcctgatgagctatgtaatttgtttttttattagtttctaaaaacccctcccgacattcttccgacatatccgatgtgacccccaaaaaattttcatctccaatctaaacaggccctaaggccttgtttaaatacatccaaaaactcaaaactttacaagattttctgtcacatcgaatcttacggcatatgcatgaagtattaaatatagataaaacaaataactaattgcatagtttatttataaatcacgagatgaatcttttaagcctaattactttataattagacaatatttgtcaaataaaaaacgaaaatgctacagtgtcaaaatctcaAAACTTTTTTCATCTAAACAAGCCTAAATAGCTCAGCTGTCGTACTCGTACCAAATAAAATATGGGAATCTTTATAGCAG is a window encoding:
- the LOC8072484 gene encoding uncharacterized protein LOC8072484, with protein sequence MASGSSNPDSMDTDPPGGLSIAVERNPPESRLQQLGVRSWPKWGCPPGKFPVKFDARQTCYLLKGKVRAHIKGSSECVEFGAGDLVVFPKGLSCTWDVVAAVDKYYKFDSS